One Candidatus Korarchaeum sp. genomic window carries:
- a CDS encoding AbrB/MazE/SpoVT family DNA-binding domain-containing protein, whose product MRVKVTRSFQVTIPREVREALGIRVGDYLEVRVEGSKVVMERVKKRRRVLRSGRPLTIEEIDGIIARGLGEMIAGGSDRH is encoded by the coding sequence ATGAGAGTCAAGGTCACTAGGAGCTTCCAAGTAACCATCCCAAGGGAGGTTAGGGAAGCATTAGGGATAAGAGTGGGCGATTATCTTGAGGTACGTGTAGAAGGAAGTAAAGTAGTGATGGAAAGGGTTAAAAAAAGAAGAAGAGTGCTTAGGTCTGGCAGACCTCTCACTATAGAGGAGATCGATGGAATAATAGCGAGGGGACTGGGTGAGATGATTGCGGGAGGCAGTGATAGACACTAA
- a CDS encoding PIN domain-containing protein, translating into MREAVIDTNVLVYDTFEDSVYHESASKLLDDLDRWLVPLISIYEYVWLLKGLSISLIDAKEKLLEYTTCEKFRIVKEDLEDIRWAISILEEENLSLARFNDKVILSIAFHRGVPLATYDIKLRKQAIKLELPVIPELPQST; encoded by the coding sequence TTGCGGGAGGCAGTGATAGACACTAATGTGCTAGTTTACGATACTTTCGAGGACTCTGTTTACCATGAGAGTGCATCAAAGCTTCTAGATGACCTAGATCGCTGGCTCGTTCCTCTTATCTCAATATACGAATATGTCTGGCTTCTGAAGGGCCTTTCCATAAGCTTAATAGATGCTAAGGAAAAATTGCTTGAGTATACGACATGTGAGAAATTTAGAATCGTTAAAGAGGATTTAGAAGATATCAGATGGGCTATCTCAATATTAGAGGAGGAGAATTTATCCCTTGCCCGCTTTAATGACAAAGTCATCCTCTCAATAGCGTTTCATAGAGGTGTACCGCTAGCGACTTACGATATAAAGCTCAGGAAACAGGCAATCAAGTTAGAGCTGCCTGTGATCCCAGAGCTCCCTCAATCCACTTAA